The window CTTCGCGATTACCTTGGGCTTTCGTACACTGTGGTTTCAGCGGGCAACCTTCACAGCTTGCACTCCGGTAATGGCGGTACTCGATTTCATATCCACTCTCCGTTTTCTCTTTGCTTGCTCTGCGGAAAATGAGGGGTTGTCCTGTCGCACATGTCCACGTATCTTGTTCTTCGTCATAGGTCCAGTTGTCGATTTTACTAATATCCTTTTGCCACGCTTTGTTTTTCTCACGGTGATAGGTGCTATATTTGACGATGGCTTCGACTTCATTTTGCTCTAAATAGTCGTAGTTCTCTTCGCCGCCATATCCCGCATCAGCGATGATCGTGCTCGGCAGCTTGCCTAGTTGCGATTTTACTTTTTCAAGATGAGGGATGAGGCAGCGTGTATCGGTAGGCCGTTGGTGTACGCTGTAGCCGAGGATAAATTGATTTTCAGTGCCGATCTGTACATTGTAACCCGGCTTAAGTTGGCCGTTTCGCATATGATCTTCTTTCATCCGCATGAACGTAGCATCTTTGTCGGTCTTACTGTAGCTATTCCGACTCCCTAAAATTTCTTCATGTGTTTCATACTTTTGAAGTCGAGGAAGAAGATCTTTTCGAAGTGTGCGCACGGCTTTCTTTAGCGACTTGTCCTTCGGGTTTTCCTGCAGTCTTTCTTCCAATTGTTTGACAGCGATCTCTAATTTTTCACTTGTGATCTTAGACGCTCCGCCCAGTTCGCTTAGGTCTTGGCCAACATGCATCTGCTCTTCTTGCTTCTCAGCTTCTTCGATCGTGGCAAACAGCGTCTGCACTTTCTCCTGAAGCTTGGCCTTATGCTTCACAACCGCTTTACCCCAAACAAAGGTATACCGATTGGCATTCGCTTCAATTTTAGTACCGTCAACAAAATAGTGCTCTAGTTGAACGTACTTCTCGTCGGCCAAAAATTGAAGAACCGCGGTAAATACGGTCTCCAGCAGGGCTTTCATCCGTTCAGAACGAAAACGGTTAATGGTGCGGAAGTCGGGTCGTTGTCTGCCTGCAATCCACATGAACATGACGTTTTCGCGGACAGCCTTGGCGATCTGTCGGGAGGAGTAAATACGCTGGGTGTAGGCATAAATGATCACTTTTGTTAGCATCTTAGGGTGATAGCTATCTCTTCCGCCTCCAGGGTAAGCTGCGTCGAAAATGACGTCATCCAGTTGATTCACGGCGGCGTTTACAATGCGAACGAGGTGATTTTGAGGAATATCTTCCTCCAAGTCCATTGGCAGGCAAAGTTGATCCATGGTATATTGAATGTACAAAGAAACCGTCTCCTTTTGTAAGTGGTTGGGTGGTACCTCCATTTTACCAAAGAACGGTTTCTTTTTGTTTACAAAATGAGAGGATGCCCCTCAGTCATTTTATGACTTTTGGGACACCCTCTTTCATTGGTTTAAGATGCTTTTTGATCTGGTATATGGAAGTCAGACTCGCTTAATTTGCCAGGAGTAATTGGTTTGATTTGCGTTAACGGAGGCACTGGTTGTGATGTGGTACTAGGGTGAGTGACTTCTTGCTTCTTGAAAGAAATAGCATTGATGCCGTTCCAATAGATAAATAATAACTCTGCACATACGACGATCAAAACAATTTTACGCCAGTTCAGCCTCATGGATAGATCCTCACTTTCAATGATACGCCTATATTATCATATTGTGGAAGAAATTCCCATGATTATTTCTCACTCTTCATTTATGAACCAGACCTGTAGTAATCTCTAGTTCATATCGTTGACTTTCTGGCATTTGCGCAGCGTAAGCCAAGCGAACAGCAAATTCAATATCATAAGGTACGCGTACGAATTGAATCGCAAATCCAGCTTGCACATTGCTATCGGTTTCCCCCTCTAAAACACAGTAGCAGGCTTGCGGAATACCGTCATAGGGTGTTCCCACACTACCAACATTGAAGAGCATCAGACCGCTGCTCGCGTGCTTCACAGGGCATTTCTCCGATGGGTTTTTGATCGTTATGAGATAGGGAATATGAATGTCTCCGTAGCCGACAATATCAGGCTGTTTCCCATCCGTCGACGCACCTGTCATCTCCGTATTTTGAAACATCGCGAGACGCTCTTCCTTGGATGCTTTACGTTTCACTCTATGATAAACACTTTGTGCAGAAGCGTGGAACAGTCGGAACAATTTGCCGCTTACATTCAAATCAACGGAGAAAGGCAGCTGTTTCAAATAAGTGAGCCGATCCTTACCAAGCTGCTGCTGATGCCACAATCCGGCAGTCTGCTCCTGCGGGAGGGTAATCCCCAAATCCCAGTTTCCTTGAACAACGGATTCACATACCTCCTTGATACGGTCAACGACAGCAGCGGAATCAGGCCCTTTACCCACAAGGTCGCCCAAACAAATAAGGCGTTTAATGCCTCGGCGTTCAATATCTAAAAGCACAGCTTCCAGTGCGGGTAAGTTACCATGAATATCCGATATGATTGCGATTTTCTCCAACGTTTTCGTTCCCTTTCTCTGATAAACTCAAATGAACTTCATTATGCTTCTGTTATACCACAAGGATGATGAATCTGAAAATGAGAGTCTCTTACTATTACCCAACGAGGGTTTCTTCTGCTATAATTTGTAGGGGGAAAGGGGAATGTTTTGATTGGAATCCAGACAAGATCGTCACCGTAAACCGAAAAAAGAACGCATTGCAAACAAGAAGACCCCGCTTAAAGCAATTGGGGGACTCACGCTTGCCGCAGCAGCCTGTTTTGCTATTGGCATAGGCGCTTCCTATTGGACATCGAACAGTAAATCAGCAGAAGAGCAAGATTCAGCATCCTCACCAGTGGCTAGTGTTTCGCCTGTTCCAACCAAACCAACGAATACAGAAAGTACAGCTAGTGCGGAGCCAAGCGCAAAGCCTAGCCCAGAGTCTACGGCAAAGGCCGTTATCCCGACTCCTGCTCCTATCGCATCGAGTAAGCCCACGAGCAGTGGCGGGCAAGTGAAGTTAACTTTTGTGGGTGATGTGTTGATGGCCTCCAAAGTGGAAGATATTTTAAAACAAAAAGGCTATGATTACCCTTATACAAATGTAAAAGACTTTCTGAGCACGCCCGATTATACGATTGCTAATCTAGAAACACCCATAACAACTAGAGGGACAGTTCAAAGTAAGGATTACGTCTATCGTTCTTCACCGATGGCGTTACCTGCCCTGAAAGCTTCTGGCATTGATCTCGTTAATCTAGCGAATAACCACGTGATGGATTATGGGACAGAAGGTTTACTGGACACGATGGATGCCCTTGATCAAGAGGGCGTTAAGCGAGTTGGAGCGGGCAAAGATTTGGAAGAAGCTTACCGACCAGTCATCGTGGAAAAAGCGGGTGTGAAGATTGCTTTCTTCGGCTTCAGCCGTGTCGTTCCAGAGGCTTCGTGGAAAGCAGGTCCTGGCCATGCAGGCGTAGCTGAAACGTATAGCTACAAGCTGCCAGTCGAAGCCATTCAGAAAGCAAAAGAAAGCGCTGATCTGGTTGTTGTCGTTGCCCATTGGGGAGTGGAAAGAAGCGATAATCCGGATAAGAATCAGAAAGACCTGGCCCATCGCTACATCGATGCTGGCGCTGATCTCATCGTAGGCGGTCACCCACATGTCTTACAAGGCTTTGAGCAATACAAAGGCAAATGGATTGCCTATAGTCTAGGCAATTTCATTTTTACAACGAATGATAACCCAAAGACTTGGGAGACGGTTATCCTAGAGGCTTCATGTTCTAAGGATAAACAATGCGATATCCACCTTGT is drawn from Paenibacillus sp. V4I7 and contains these coding sequences:
- a CDS encoding IS1182 family transposase translates to MYIQYTMDQLCLPMDLEEDIPQNHLVRIVNAAVNQLDDVIFDAAYPGGGRDSYHPKMLTKVIIYAYTQRIYSSRQIAKAVRENVMFMWIAGRQRPDFRTINRFRSERMKALLETVFTAVLQFLADEKYVQLEHYFVDGTKIEANANRYTFVWGKAVVKHKAKLQEKVQTLFATIEEAEKQEEQMHVGQDLSELGGASKITSEKLEIAVKQLEERLQENPKDKSLKKAVRTLRKDLLPRLQKYETHEEILGSRNSYSKTDKDATFMRMKEDHMRNGQLKPGYNVQIGTENQFILGYSVHQRPTDTRCLIPHLEKVKSQLGKLPSTIIADAGYGGEENYDYLEQNEVEAIVKYSTYHREKNKAWQKDISKIDNWTYDEEQDTWTCATGQPLIFRRASKEKTESGYEIEYRHYRSASCEGCPLKPQCTKAQGNREVKVSMNYLRLKNQARNKLRSEEGYALAVRRMIEPEPVFGDIKNNRGFKRFLLRGLPKVSLEVGWLSLAHNLLKKAAMDAKNKGAKHVQAA
- a CDS encoding CapA family protein, which translates into the protein MESRQDRHRKPKKERIANKKTPLKAIGGLTLAAAACFAIGIGASYWTSNSKSAEEQDSASSPVASVSPVPTKPTNTESTASAEPSAKPSPESTAKAVIPTPAPIASSKPTSSGGQVKLTFVGDVLMASKVEDILKQKGYDYPYTNVKDFLSTPDYTIANLETPITTRGTVQSKDYVYRSSPMALPALKASGIDLVNLANNHVMDYGTEGLLDTMDALDQEGVKRVGAGKDLEEAYRPVIVEKAGVKIAFFGFSRVVPEASWKAGPGHAGVAETYSYKLPVEAIQKAKESADLVVVVAHWGVERSDNPDKNQKDLAHRYIDAGADLIVGGHPHVLQGFEQYKGKWIAYSLGNFIFTTNDNPKTWETVILEASCSKDKQCDIHLVPILTKAALPTPMSTEDGAKLFQRLSKISIGAQVDAQGNVSKK
- a CDS encoding metallophosphoesterase encodes the protein MEKIAIISDIHGNLPALEAVLLDIERRGIKRLICLGDLVGKGPDSAAVVDRIKEVCESVVQGNWDLGITLPQEQTAGLWHQQQLGKDRLTYLKQLPFSVDLNVSGKLFRLFHASAQSVYHRVKRKASKEERLAMFQNTEMTGASTDGKQPDIVGYGDIHIPYLITIKNPSEKCPVKHASSGLMLFNVGSVGTPYDGIPQACYCVLEGETDSNVQAGFAIQFVRVPYDIEFAVRLAYAAQMPESQRYELEITTGLVHK